In Geotalea uraniireducens, the genomic window ACATAATCGATGATCCCCGCGGCTTCATTGATAACGTCGAGGGCTTTGGTCCGCAATACCGCCACCGACCGCTCCCCCTCGGTAAAGAGTGCACCGACTGCGGCCAAGGCCCTGCTCAGACAAAGTGCTCGGCTACGTTCTTCTGGACTGAGATAGGCATTGCGAGAACTGAGAGCCAGCCCGTCCGCTTCGCGGACGATAGGCATCCCGACAATGGCGATATCCATATTCAAATCCGCCACCATTCTTCTGATAACCGTCAATTGCTGGAAATCTTTCTTACCGAAGAGGGCGACATGCGGCTTGACGATGTTGAACAGCTTGGCAACCACGGTAGTAACACCACGAAAGTGGCCGGGACGGGCAGCACCGCAGAGCGGCAAGGTCAATTGTTCCACATCCACGTACGTCTGGTATCCGGCGGGATACATTGCCGATGGCCCCGGAGCAAAAACGACATCGACTCCTGACGCGTCGGCAACGGCGCAATCCCGCTCCAGAGAACGGGGATATGACTGATAGTCCTCGTTCGGCCCGAACTGGGTTGGATTGACGAAAATACTGGTTACCAGGACGTCGGCCCGATTCCTGCCTTCCCGTAATAGGGAGGCGTGGCCTTCATGTAAGTACCCCATGGTCGGCACAAGGGCAATGGTCTTGCCGTCCTGCCGTGCTTGTCGCGCCAATTCCTGCATACCCTCGATGGAATCGATGATCATCATATCAGTTGAATGAATGCCCTTCGGTCGGGAATTCGCCTTTCTTTACCTCGGAAATATAGGATGCAACCGCGTCGTGGATCACAGCCTGACAATCGGCATATTTTTTAACGAACTTGGGGGAATACTTCTCACACAGCCCCAGGATATCATGGATTACCAGTACCTGGCCGTCGCAGTAAGGACCGGCGCCAATCCCGATTGTGGGAATCGTCAGCTCCTCGGTGATTTTTTTCGCCAGTTTCAGGGGAATCCCTTCGAGGACGACGGCGAAAGCGCCGGCCTTTTCCACCGCCAAGGCATCCTCCAGCAAGCGTTCGGCCTGTTCTTCCTGCTTGCCCTGGACCTTGTACCCACCCATCCGGTGAATCGACTGGGGAGTGAGACCGACATGAGCCATGACGGGGATATCGATCTCTACAATAGCCTGAATGATATCGGCAACCCCCTTCCCGCCTTCAAGCTTCACCGCCTCAGCTCCCCCCTCTTTAATCAGGCGACCGGCATTGAGGCGTGCATCGCGAAAGTCAACCTGATACGAGAGAAACGGCATGTCGGCAACAACAAGCGCTTTCGGCCGGGCACGGACCACAGCTCGGCTATGGTAAATCATTTCTTCAATCGTTACCGGCAACGTATTGTCATAACCGTCAAA contains:
- the panB gene encoding 3-methyl-2-oxobutanoate hydroxymethyltransferase encodes the protein MNRKKTILDMQRMKAAAEKISVLTSYDYPFTRIMDECGVDVILVGDSVGVVFDGYDNTLPVTIEEMIYHSRAVVRARPKALVVADMPFLSYQVDFRDARLNAGRLIKEGGAEAVKLEGGKGVADIIQAIVEIDIPVMAHVGLTPQSIHRMGGYKVQGKQEEQAERLLEDALAVEKAGAFAVVLEGIPLKLAKKITEELTIPTIGIGAGPYCDGQVLVIHDILGLCEKYSPKFVKKYADCQAVIHDAVASYISEVKKGEFPTEGHSFN
- the panC gene encoding pantoate--beta-alanine ligase, producing MMIIDSIEGMQELARQARQDGKTIALVPTMGYLHEGHASLLREGRNRADVLVTSIFVNPTQFGPNEDYQSYPRSLERDCAVADASGVDVVFAPGPSAMYPAGYQTYVDVEQLTLPLCGAARPGHFRGVTTVVAKLFNIVKPHVALFGKKDFQQLTVIRRMVADLNMDIAIVGMPIVREADGLALSSRNAYLSPEERSRALCLSRALAAVGALFTEGERSVAVLRTKALDVINEAAGIIDYVDFRHRESLEAVAAADENTLVALAVRIGSTRLIDNRILGEEN